The genome window GAGAGTGTAGGGTTGCTCGAGGCGAACGCACAGGTGTGTCAGGGTATGTCGAGTAATTACGATTCTCTTATTGAAAGGTTGAAACAATCGATCCAATAAAATAATACCTGAGGGCTTTGAACATACGGGTTTCCGTTTAATACTACGAAACCCGCTCGGGACATTGCCAAATTTTCCTTTTAGAGAACGCTTAAAATTCTTTGCAGAGTTTTTTGTTTTTCCTCAAACGGAAAGAAGTGAGTCGTTCCCGGCCATATCTCCAAAGTCGATTTCGAGTTTCCGGATTGAATTCGTTTCGCTCCTTTCGGAGAACATACCTCGTGCGGCTCCGGAATCGTGATATGCGTTTCCGTTTTGATTCTTCCGTATTGGAACAAACTCAAATAACTTACGGAATCGAAGATCTTCGCTTCTACTTCCGGCAAACAACGCAGAATCGCTTCTCCGTTCGGTCCGCTTCGAAAACAGCTTCGGATGTAGTCGTCGTAGATTTCCGCATCCATCTTAAAGAAAGAAGGCGTTCGTTTGTAGAGTTTGGAAACCGTTTCGAGATTCTTAAATTCCCTTCTTCGTTTAATCGCGACTTTTGCGAGCGGATTGTGAAAAAGGCGGGAATATGTTACTTTCAAAAAATCTAATACAACAGGATCGTTTGCGATCACTTTCCTGAATTTTTCGGGAGAATGATACGAAGAAAGAATAAGACTCGCACCGCCCAAAGAATGACCGACACCGATAATATCCCGCAAGTTTTCCACCTCGATCAACGCAAGAACTTGATCTCGGAAGAAATACCAATTCTTAAAATCGAGAGTCGAATCGGATTCCCCGTGACCCGCAAAATCCAGCGCGATCACTCGGTGTGTCTTT of Leptospira sanjuanensis contains these proteins:
- a CDS encoding alpha/beta fold hydrolase: MLRKTFSFRGLNLSYIDTEPDFQNDRVVLLCHANGYSALTYRYYIEELSKTHRVIALDFAGHGESDSTLDFKNWYFFRDQVLALIEVENLRDIIGVGHSLGGASLILSSYHSPEKFRKVIANDPVVLDFLKVTYSRLFHNPLAKVAIKRRREFKNLETVSKLYKRTPSFFKMDAEIYDDYIRSCFRSGPNGEAILRCLPEVEAKIFDSVSYLSLFQYGRIKTETHITIPEPHEVCSPKGAKRIQSGNSKSTLEIWPGTTHFFPFEEKQKTLQRILSVL